The Treponema medium genome has a window encoding:
- a CDS encoding ABC transporter ATP-binding protein, translating to MLKVIRKFFAFCGEENRRKFITSIRLNVIQALFEALKIPAIAVMIRALMNGTVDTKDILLSLGIMLISIAGSGLLKSKAVMLQTEGGYDTCAEKRVEIAEHLRYLQMGYFNANSLGQITSITTNIMESLENIAARVVMLVCDGLLTTSLIVIMLFFFDWRIACVLLCGFSLFLFANSRLRIASEKVSGKKIRADERLVEKVLEYLQGMTEVKAYRLTGVKSKELNEAISENSKINTDMEMTLVPRIALQSFIAKLTGVAMVAFSCAFYCAGSMDALNAVVMVISAFIIYTSLETAGQYSSLLRVVDMSVDRAQEILNTPQMDISGENITPAVRDITAQDIAFSYEKRKIIDGISLKIPEKTTTAIVGPSGGGKTTLVNLLARFWDVDGGSIMLGGRNVKDYDMDSLMANFSFVFQSVYLFHDTIANNIRFGQPGAPMEDVIAAAKKACCHDFISSLPHGYDTVVGEGGASLSGGEKQRISIARAMMKNAPVIFLDEATANVDPENENELMHAIQALTAEKTVIMIAHRLKTVERADQIIVVDHGKIVQHGTHAELMEQDGIYRNFIGERREAASWKVHK from the coding sequence ATGCTTAAAGTTATTAGAAAGTTTTTTGCGTTCTGCGGTGAAGAAAACCGCCGGAAATTTATCACTTCCATTCGGCTCAATGTTATTCAGGCTCTGTTTGAGGCGCTAAAGATTCCGGCGATTGCGGTGATGATTCGGGCGCTGATGAACGGAACGGTAGACACAAAAGATATCCTGCTCTCGTTAGGGATTATGCTGATCAGCATTGCCGGATCGGGATTGCTAAAATCAAAGGCTGTTATGTTGCAGACCGAAGGAGGCTATGACACTTGTGCGGAAAAACGGGTGGAGATTGCGGAGCATCTGCGGTATCTTCAGATGGGATACTTTAACGCCAACAGCCTCGGGCAGATTACGTCTATTACAACTAATATAATGGAAAGTCTTGAAAATATCGCGGCTCGTGTGGTAATGCTTGTCTGCGACGGCCTGCTTACAACCTCGCTTATTGTCATCATGTTGTTTTTCTTCGATTGGAGAATCGCCTGTGTGCTGCTCTGCGGTTTTTCGTTGTTTCTTTTTGCAAACAGCCGTCTCCGGATTGCTTCCGAAAAGGTGTCGGGAAAAAAGATACGCGCAGATGAAAGGCTGGTAGAAAAGGTTTTGGAATACCTGCAAGGGATGACCGAGGTTAAGGCTTACCGGTTGACGGGAGTTAAGAGCAAGGAATTAAATGAGGCAATCTCGGAAAACAGTAAGATCAATACCGATATGGAAATGACTCTGGTGCCCCGCATAGCATTGCAGAGTTTTATCGCCAAGCTTACCGGTGTGGCAATGGTAGCTTTTTCATGCGCATTTTATTGTGCCGGAAGTATGGACGCGCTGAACGCTGTTGTCATGGTAATCTCCGCCTTTATCATCTATACCAGTCTGGAAACGGCAGGACAATACTCATCACTGCTGCGCGTGGTTGATATGAGCGTTGACCGGGCGCAGGAAATTCTGAACACGCCGCAGATGGATATATCCGGAGAAAATATTACACCGGCAGTGCGCGATATTACTGCGCAGGATATAGCATTTTCGTATGAAAAAAGAAAGATCATCGACGGCATTTCATTGAAGATTCCTGAAAAGACCACGACGGCGATTGTCGGCCCTTCCGGCGGAGGAAAAACCACCTTGGTAAATCTGCTTGCACGGTTCTGGGATGTAGACGGGGGAAGCATTATGCTGGGCGGCCGGAATGTGAAGGATTACGATATGGATTCCTTGATGGCAAATTTCAGTTTTGTGTTCCAATCGGTTTATTTATTCCACGACACCATCGCCAACAATATCCGCTTTGGTCAGCCCGGCGCTCCGATGGAAGATGTGATCGCTGCGGCGAAAAAAGCCTGCTGTCATGACTTTATCTCAAGCCTTCCCCACGGATACGACACGGTAGTCGGTGAAGGCGGCGCAAGTCTTTCCGGCGGAGAAAAGCAGCGCATCTCCATTGCCCGCGCCATGATGAAAAACGCACCGGTCATCTTTTTGGATGAGGCAACCGCCAACGTCGATCCCGAAAATGAAAACGAACTGATGCACGCCATCCAAGCACTCACCGCCGAAAAGACCGTTATCATGATTGCCCATCGGCTGAAAACCGTAGAGAGAGCCGATCAAATCATCGTCGTAGACCACGGCAAGATTGTGCAGCACGGCACCCATGCCGAACTGATGGAGCAGGACGGCATATACCGAAACTTTATCGGCGAGCGTCGCGAAGCTGCAAGCTGGAAGGTACATAAATAA
- a CDS encoding class I SAM-dependent methyltransferase, which translates to MNLSESSNQTQAALFYNRLIKRYKHLKKYARRLGIFAYRLYDKDIPEIPVAVDIYIEDTTGVLFAVLTEYERPTYRQEDKSAASLSELTEALCAALQIPAAQVYQKCRRRQRGEAQYEKIADSGKRIIVREGKCRFLVNVSDYLDTGLFLDHRPARLAVAESAAGKSVLNLFCYTASFSVHALVNGARRVCSVDLSKNYLQWAAENAQLNGVADFERCRFVQSDVRLFLEQAAKRKERWDIIICDPPTFSNSKRAPQFFDVNRHWQDLIRSCCQVLSAEGVLYFSTNSRTLRFSTAELSDNHSGSAGADKFVYHNTLFTVQDISAQSIPEDFRNKKIHRLWKISRSATF; encoded by the coding sequence ATGAATCTCTCCGAATCTTCGAACCAAACTCAGGCAGCTCTTTTTTATAACCGCCTCATAAAACGATATAAGCATTTAAAAAAATATGCGCGGCGATTAGGTATCTTTGCTTATCGACTTTATGATAAAGATATTCCTGAAATACCCGTTGCCGTTGATATTTATATTGAAGATACAACCGGTGTATTGTTTGCTGTGCTTACCGAATATGAACGGCCAACTTATAGGCAAGAAGATAAAAGTGCCGCTTCTCTCTCGGAGTTGACGGAAGCGTTGTGCGCTGCTTTACAGATTCCTGCGGCGCAGGTATACCAGAAATGCCGAAGACGGCAGCGCGGTGAAGCTCAATACGAAAAAATTGCCGACAGTGGAAAGCGGATTATCGTACGTGAGGGTAAGTGCCGATTTCTTGTCAATGTATCCGATTATCTCGATACCGGTTTGTTTCTTGATCACCGTCCGGCTCGGCTTGCCGTTGCCGAAAGCGCTGCCGGTAAGTCTGTGCTGAATCTTTTTTGCTATACCGCTTCTTTTTCTGTTCACGCGCTGGTAAACGGAGCACGGCGGGTTTGTTCGGTTGACTTATCAAAAAACTATTTACAATGGGCGGCTGAAAATGCTCAGCTGAACGGGGTTGCCGATTTCGAACGCTGTCGGTTTGTGCAAAGTGATGTCCGCCTTTTTTTAGAGCAGGCTGCAAAACGGAAGGAGCGCTGGGATATCATCATCTGCGACCCGCCGACATTTTCCAATTCAAAGCGTGCGCCTCAATTTTTCGATGTGAACCGTCATTGGCAGGATTTAATCCGCAGCTGCTGTCAGGTATTGTCAGCAGAAGGCGTTTTGTACTTTTCTACGAATTCACGGACACTCCGCTTTAGTACGGCGGAGCTTTCGGATAACCACTCCGGCAGCGCAGGAGCAGATAAGTTTGTTTATCACAATACGCTCTTTACCGTGCAGGATATCAGCGCACAGTCGATACCGGAAGATTTTCGGAATAAAAAAATTCACCGGTTGTGGAAGATAAGTCGTAGTGCGACCTTTTGA
- a CDS encoding redox-sensing transcriptional repressor Rex: protein MKKLKIPAVPSIRRLPSYLHIVKQAQADGYPYISGTVIAEELHLEPIQVRKDLAITGIIGKPKKGYPVEDLISAIEHFLRWDTLQKAILIGAGNLGTALTGYQGFRDHGLEICAAFDSDKNKIGKKIHGIPIFAMNKLTEEINTLHPALAILTAPSPSAQAIADQLVEAGIDAIWNFTNVKIKVPDNVLVQQEDLTSGYALLGVMMNTRIQQASE, encoded by the coding sequence ATGAAAAAGTTAAAGATACCTGCAGTACCGTCAATCAGAAGATTACCGTCCTATTTGCATATAGTAAAGCAAGCCCAAGCCGATGGATATCCGTATATTTCCGGTACCGTTATTGCTGAAGAGTTGCACCTTGAACCGATTCAAGTACGGAAAGATTTAGCTATTACGGGCATTATCGGTAAGCCGAAGAAAGGATATCCGGTTGAAGATCTCATTTCAGCTATCGAACATTTTCTTCGCTGGGATACCTTGCAAAAAGCGATTCTTATCGGAGCAGGCAATCTTGGAACCGCACTCACCGGATATCAGGGATTTAGAGACCACGGATTGGAAATCTGTGCGGCTTTTGACAGTGACAAAAATAAGATCGGAAAAAAAATTCACGGTATTCCGATTTTTGCAATGAATAAATTAACCGAAGAAATTAACACTTTGCATCCTGCCTTAGCGATTTTAACTGCGCCTTCACCCAGTGCACAGGCCATTGCCGATCAATTGGTTGAAGCCGGAATTGACGCAATCTGGAATTTTACGAATGTTAAAATCAAAGTACCCGATAATGTACTTGTCCAGCAGGAAGATCTTACCTCAGGTTATGCACTTTTAGGTGTTATGATGAATACTCGGATTCAGCAAGCAAGCGAATAG
- a CDS encoding DUF5312 family protein, with the protein MFDFINTIITSIRDFFEGLFFSSSPEYQKKRQLKGYAAELKKLNPPLYHTGKILLPAFGSLLYQLYHFLQPVKAILDKTVNSPDIRASEKYQDLFFEAILSEEQVKQHRSFTFKARSFLLSKCKTYQETEHTLQEQIHSFKNFIRLFHTPAFKTREQELIKLFFLSDLCDFDYASFLSHFNNNLQLNTAAPALISQDNFEEVFAGDVTKNLLDFQFIVRHVAITQTTINDVIFLARSLGNFTDETGAKLEKTLNTVENLLANQLKRTTIPIMLKLIKEDPNFKEKITVSESKPLQEYIDRSSERFQADSKRLLKITKETNITGLIEKCFGSGQLKPLEGYNDVVNDAIQNLSPISFDWVKPMQLLKAFTEMYFETHYKTFLKSLLIEGFFVNKQIEGQYAVIYRSCEMLLGKINSFEQLFKPKGQCNLLEIQGYIAEIEKGKDMKKQLQKIVDIANMQAKVIVQTGSKAYADLYIFTEHLLEDIKAPTSELITNIKALVVSSKNKESFTRLEQDRHIFAMFLEIMKNYAVFGSIEKGNPSAHIPTTIPNAVPTTKSV; encoded by the coding sequence ATGTTTGATTTTATCAATACGATTATTACGTCAATAAGGGATTTTTTTGAAGGGCTCTTTTTTTCCTCATCGCCGGAGTATCAAAAGAAACGGCAGCTTAAAGGCTATGCAGCAGAACTCAAAAAACTAAATCCGCCGTTATACCATACCGGCAAAATACTGCTTCCGGCGTTTGGTTCGCTATTGTATCAGCTTTATCATTTTTTGCAGCCGGTTAAAGCTATTCTGGACAAGACGGTTAATTCCCCTGATATACGTGCGTCCGAAAAATATCAAGACCTTTTTTTTGAAGCGATTCTGTCGGAAGAGCAGGTAAAACAACATCGGAGTTTTACTTTTAAAGCGCGGAGCTTTCTCTTATCAAAGTGTAAAACCTATCAGGAAACGGAACATACACTGCAAGAACAAATACACAGCTTTAAAAACTTTATCCGTCTTTTTCATACGCCTGCGTTTAAAACCCGCGAACAGGAATTGATCAAACTCTTTTTTCTTTCTGATCTGTGCGATTTTGACTATGCATCGTTCCTCAGTCACTTTAACAACAACTTGCAGCTAAACACAGCTGCGCCGGCATTGATTTCTCAGGATAATTTTGAAGAAGTATTTGCCGGTGATGTAACAAAAAATTTGCTGGACTTTCAATTTATCGTACGGCATGTTGCTATTACACAGACGACGATCAACGATGTTATTTTTCTGGCACGGAGTTTGGGAAATTTTACCGACGAAACGGGAGCAAAGCTGGAAAAAACGTTGAATACGGTCGAAAACCTTCTTGCAAACCAACTGAAGCGAACAACAATACCGATAATGTTGAAATTGATTAAAGAAGATCCCAATTTTAAAGAAAAAATAACTGTTTCTGAATCAAAGCCTCTGCAGGAATATATTGATCGAAGTAGTGAGAGGTTTCAAGCAGATTCAAAACGCCTTTTAAAAATTACCAAAGAAACCAATATTACCGGCTTAATAGAAAAATGTTTTGGGAGCGGTCAGTTGAAACCGTTGGAAGGATATAATGATGTAGTCAATGATGCGATTCAAAATCTTTCACCTATTTCTTTTGATTGGGTTAAACCGATGCAATTATTAAAGGCGTTTACTGAAATGTATTTTGAAACGCACTACAAAACTTTTTTAAAATCTCTGCTGATTGAAGGTTTTTTTGTGAACAAACAGATTGAAGGGCAATACGCGGTAATCTACCGTTCCTGCGAAATGCTATTAGGTAAAATAAATAGTTTTGAACAGCTTTTTAAACCGAAAGGTCAATGCAATCTCCTTGAAATTCAAGGCTATATTGCAGAGATCGAGAAAGGTAAAGATATGAAAAAACAGCTGCAAAAAATTGTTGATATTGCAAATATGCAGGCAAAGGTGATCGTTCAAACCGGAAGCAAGGCTTATGCCGATCTGTATATTTTTACCGAGCACTTACTGGAGGATATAAAAGCTCCTACTTCCGAATTGATTACAAACATAAAAGCTCTTGTCGTTAGCTCTAAAAATAAAGAATCGTTTACCCGTTTGGAACAGGATCGGCATATCTTTGCTATGTTCCTCGAAATAATGAAAAACTATGCAGTATTCGGTTCTATAGAAAAAGGAAACCCCAGTGCACATATTCCTACTACTATACCAAACGCTGTCCCCACGACAAAATCGGTGTAG
- the dusB gene encoding tRNA dihydrouridine synthase DusB — MNSVNAAETVGGFYRPVTIGSLTLPGNIFLAPVAGYSDRSFRSICVDWDADFTYTEMVSSEAYIRNSAKTEKLIARAYNEPRYAVQIFGANPDFMAETAVRIIERYHPECIDINAGCPMPKITKTGAGSALMRKPEKLYAVVKAVTEAVGKTEAAVPVTVKIRSGWSQNELTWKEAAAAAVDAGAAALTIHPRTCVQCYSGTADWDILAQLVQLMRGRVPVFGSGDLFSPQAAYDMLSSTQCAGVMFARGAMGNPFIFRQTRELLQIGAYSEITPADKIGTAKKELVLLCEEAGEQVACREMRKRFAAYTKGIAGGAKLREQLVQASSIQDYERILENFSLQAV, encoded by the coding sequence ATGAATAGCGTGAACGCAGCGGAAACGGTCGGCGGATTTTACCGGCCGGTAACAATAGGAAGCTTGACACTTCCTGGAAATATTTTTTTAGCCCCTGTTGCAGGGTATTCCGACAGGAGTTTCCGATCTATCTGTGTTGATTGGGACGCGGATTTTACCTATACTGAAATGGTCTCGTCGGAAGCATATATCCGCAATTCGGCGAAAACGGAAAAACTTATTGCCCGTGCATATAACGAGCCTCGGTACGCAGTGCAGATATTTGGGGCAAATCCCGACTTTATGGCGGAGACGGCGGTGCGTATCATCGAACGGTATCACCCCGAATGTATCGACATTAATGCCGGATGCCCTATGCCGAAAATTACCAAAACGGGAGCTGGTTCCGCACTGATGCGGAAACCTGAAAAACTCTACGCGGTGGTTAAAGCGGTTACGGAAGCAGTCGGCAAAACGGAAGCCGCCGTTCCGGTAACGGTAAAGATACGTTCCGGCTGGTCGCAAAATGAGCTTACGTGGAAAGAAGCTGCCGCGGCAGCCGTTGATGCGGGAGCGGCGGCGTTGACTATTCACCCCCGTACCTGTGTGCAATGCTACAGCGGAACGGCGGATTGGGATATTTTGGCGCAACTTGTGCAGTTGATGCGGGGCAGGGTACCCGTATTTGGTTCGGGTGATTTATTCAGTCCGCAAGCAGCGTACGATATGCTTTCTTCGACTCAATGTGCGGGGGTTATGTTTGCGCGCGGAGCTATGGGCAATCCCTTTATCTTCCGGCAAACACGGGAATTGTTGCAAATCGGCGCCTATTCCGAAATAACGCCCGCGGATAAAATCGGGACGGCAAAAAAAGAACTCGTGCTGCTGTGTGAAGAAGCTGGCGAACAGGTAGCCTGCCGCGAAATGCGCAAACGGTTTGCAGCCTATACCAAGGGGATTGCAGGCGGGGCAAAGCTCCGTGAACAGTTAGTGCAGGCGAGTTCCATACAAGACTATGAAAGGATTTTAGAGAACTTCTCATTACAGGCGGTGTAG
- a CDS encoding TatD family hydrolase has translation MQIFDTHAHIGLLYNDPLAQLRAIQEAKRASVTRILSICNSLHDFYSVYETLKTEQSVYYAIGVSPSEVTAPGKDWALQVEKGVQLPGVIAVGETGLDYYKKYGDQRSQIELFITQLEIAAKVKKPVVIHNRNAGKDVLNILSERMPEAGGILHCYSEDAEFAQLALKLPLYFSFAGNLTYRNARNLHETVRALPLDRILVESESPFIPPAPYRKERNMPANTVATVEFMAKLLKMDTEVLAAQLWKNSCKAFNLPE, from the coding sequence ATGCAAATTTTTGATACCCATGCTCATATCGGATTGCTATATAACGATCCTCTTGCGCAGCTGCGCGCTATCCAAGAAGCTAAACGCGCTTCCGTAACCAGAATACTCAGTATTTGTAACAGCTTGCATGATTTTTATTCGGTATATGAAACGCTCAAAACCGAACAGTCGGTGTATTATGCTATCGGCGTTTCACCATCGGAGGTGACGGCGCCGGGAAAGGACTGGGCGCTTCAGGTTGAAAAAGGAGTGCAGCTGCCGGGGGTTATTGCCGTCGGGGAAACCGGCCTCGATTACTATAAAAAGTATGGAGATCAGCGCTCGCAGATAGAGTTATTTATCACACAGTTGGAAATAGCGGCAAAAGTGAAAAAGCCGGTCGTTATTCATAACCGGAATGCCGGAAAGGATGTGTTGAACATCCTTTCCGAGCGGATGCCCGAAGCAGGCGGTATTTTGCATTGCTATTCCGAAGATGCCGAATTTGCTCAGCTCGCGCTGAAACTGCCGCTCTATTTCTCGTTTGCGGGGAATCTTACATACCGGAATGCTCGTAATCTGCACGAAACAGTACGCGCGCTGCCGCTTGACCGCATATTGGTTGAGTCCGAAAGTCCGTTTATACCGCCTGCGCCGTACCGGAAAGAGCGTAATATGCCGGCAAATACCGTTGCTACGGTTGAGTTTATGGCGAAGCTTTTAAAGATGGATACGGAAGTATTAGCGGCTCAACTGTGGAAGAATAGCTGTAAAGCGTTTAATCTGCCGGAATGA
- a CDS encoding phosphoenolpyruvate carboxykinase (GTP), translating into MTIDTLKHTKARQWVDEVTALCTPDNVYVCDGSTAEYDRLMKKLVDVKLATPVKKRKNSFLFRSDPSDVARVESRTFIASKKEEDAGPTNHWTDPVELKQTMSALYKGCMKGRTLYVIPFSMGPVGSDIAKIGIEITDSEYVVCNMHIMTRVGTKVLEALGANGAFVPCLHSVGKPLESGKTDDGVWPCAPLEHKYISHFPEERLIWSYGSGYGGNALLGKKCFALRIASVLARDEGWLAEHMLILKITNPEGKSKYITGAFPSACGKTNLAMLIPTIPGWKVETVGDDIAWMKFGKDGRLYAINPESGFFGVAPGTSDQSNKNAMESIKENTIFTNCALTEDGDIWWEQIGHPAKGKLVDWKGNTRDALPTDKSPKGEEFAHPNARFTAPAKQCPAIADEWEDPKGVPISAFLFGGRRPSTIPLVHQSRDWNHGVFLGSIVGSEITAAALDLKVGSIRRDPFAMLPFCGYNMGDYFQHWINIGKKSTADKLPKIFYVNWFRKDSDGNFIWPGYGENSRVLAWIFDRCDGKDNAVETAIGWMPKDGAINTEGLNVSKEQMKEILSVDAEGWKKEIADIRENHYPKFGNKLPKELTEALNTLEKRLG; encoded by the coding sequence ATGACGATAGATACGCTCAAACATACGAAGGCTCGTCAATGGGTTGATGAGGTAACGGCGCTGTGTACACCGGATAATGTCTATGTATGTGACGGTTCGACGGCAGAATATGACCGATTGATGAAAAAATTAGTTGATGTAAAACTGGCAACGCCCGTAAAAAAACGAAAGAACAGCTTTTTATTCCGTTCCGATCCTTCCGACGTTGCTCGTGTAGAAAGCCGGACATTTATCGCTTCAAAAAAAGAAGAGGATGCCGGCCCTACAAACCACTGGACAGATCCCGTTGAGCTCAAGCAGACGATGAGCGCTCTATATAAAGGATGCATGAAAGGGCGTACCCTCTATGTTATTCCCTTTTCGATGGGTCCCGTAGGTTCCGATATCGCAAAAATCGGTATCGAAATTACCGACTCCGAATACGTTGTCTGCAATATGCATATTATGACACGGGTGGGCACAAAGGTACTTGAGGCGCTCGGCGCCAACGGCGCATTTGTCCCCTGTCTGCACTCGGTCGGGAAGCCGCTTGAATCGGGTAAAACCGATGACGGCGTATGGCCCTGCGCTCCGCTGGAACATAAATATATCTCTCACTTCCCGGAAGAACGGTTGATATGGTCGTATGGCTCCGGTTATGGCGGAAATGCCTTGCTGGGTAAAAAGTGTTTTGCACTGCGTATCGCTTCCGTGCTTGCACGGGATGAAGGCTGGCTGGCCGAGCACATGCTCATCTTAAAAATTACCAATCCTGAAGGAAAATCAAAGTATATTACCGGAGCATTCCCCTCTGCATGCGGCAAAACGAACCTCGCGATGCTTATTCCCACCATCCCCGGATGGAAGGTTGAAACCGTTGGAGACGATATCGCATGGATGAAGTTCGGAAAGGACGGTCGCTTGTATGCCATTAATCCCGAATCGGGCTTCTTCGGCGTAGCGCCGGGAACTTCCGACCAATCTAACAAAAACGCAATGGAATCGATAAAAGAAAACACTATCTTTACCAACTGCGCTTTAACGGAAGACGGCGATATATGGTGGGAACAGATTGGTCATCCTGCAAAGGGTAAGCTGGTAGACTGGAAGGGTAATACCCGCGATGCGCTACCGACGGATAAAAGTCCGAAAGGCGAAGAATTTGCCCACCCGAACGCTCGCTTTACTGCGCCTGCCAAGCAGTGTCCTGCAATCGCAGATGAATGGGAAGACCCCAAAGGCGTACCGATTTCCGCATTCCTGTTCGGCGGCCGCCGTCCGAGTACCATTCCGCTGGTACATCAATCCCGCGACTGGAATCACGGCGTATTCCTCGGCTCGATTGTCGGCTCGGAGATTACCGCCGCAGCGCTTGACTTAAAAGTCGGCAGTATCCGCCGCGATCCGTTTGCGATGCTCCCCTTCTGCGGGTACAATATGGGTGATTATTTTCAGCATTGGATCAACATCGGTAAAAAATCGACGGCGGACAAATTGCCCAAGATTTTCTACGTCAACTGGTTCCGCAAGGATTCGGACGGTAACTTTATTTGGCCCGGTTACGGAGAAAACAGCCGCGTACTCGCATGGATATTCGACCGCTGCGACGGCAAAGACAACGCCGTAGAAACCGCTATCGGCTGGATGCCTAAAGACGGGGCTATCAATACCGAAGGACTCAATGTGTCGAAGGAACAAATGAAGGAGATCCTTTCGGTAGATGCTGAAGGCTGGAAGAAAGAAATTGCGGATATCCGCGAAAATCACTATCCAAAATTCGGTAACAAGCTGCCTAAAGAGCTTACCGAAGCCTTAAATACGCTGGAAAAACGTCTCGGCTAA
- a CDS encoding MetQ/NlpA family ABC transporter substrate-binding protein: MKKLLTLLLGAVLCASLSVSCAKKENSQNILTVAASPEPHKALLELVTEDLAKENVTLKVTEFTDYVTPNDAVETGEQFANFFQHVPYMDTFNKEHGYHLVSVGTVHIEPLALYSKKYGNISEFKSGDTIAIPNDPTNEARALLLLESAHIITLREGAGLAATPQDITKNPYNLKFKEIEAATLPRVLADVEGAVINGNYAIPAGLSAAKDGLLVEGKDSPYANVISVKQGNEDDPRIKALIKALQSDKVRKYIMEKYPNGEVVAAF; encoded by the coding sequence ATGAAAAAACTACTCACATTACTGCTTGGCGCAGTTCTTTGCGCAAGCTTATCGGTTTCCTGTGCGAAAAAAGAAAACAGTCAAAATATTTTGACTGTTGCTGCAAGTCCGGAACCCCATAAAGCCCTCTTGGAGCTTGTAACGGAAGATCTTGCAAAGGAAAATGTTACGCTCAAGGTTACCGAGTTTACCGACTATGTAACCCCCAACGATGCGGTCGAAACGGGCGAACAATTCGCAAACTTCTTCCAGCACGTTCCCTATATGGATACTTTTAATAAGGAACATGGTTACCATCTGGTCAGTGTAGGAACCGTTCATATTGAGCCGCTTGCGCTGTATTCAAAAAAATACGGAAACATCTCCGAATTTAAAAGCGGCGATACCATTGCCATTCCGAATGACCCGACAAACGAAGCGCGTGCACTGTTATTGCTTGAGTCCGCACATATTATCACTTTGCGCGAGGGCGCAGGCTTAGCAGCTACTCCGCAAGACATTACCAAAAATCCCTACAACTTAAAATTTAAAGAAATTGAAGCTGCCACACTTCCGCGCGTACTTGCGGATGTTGAAGGTGCTGTCATCAACGGAAACTATGCTATTCCGGCAGGTCTTTCCGCTGCAAAAGACGGTTTGCTTGTTGAAGGAAAAGATTCTCCCTATGCGAACGTTATTTCGGTTAAACAGGGAAATGAGGACGATCCGCGCATCAAAGCATTGATAAAAGCGCTCCAAAGCGATAAAGTACGTAAGTATATTATGGAAAAATATCCTAACGGAGAAGTTGTCGCGGCATTCTAG
- a CDS encoding tetratricopeptide repeat protein, translated as MNVQQKTYSFIKRAMLIFTVLACASGVIYAQEKADALKLYRIGRSLDSAGRAEEAKASYTAAVDVCLAELRQNPRNMDSYTVYTWSLFRLHKYRETVTVCNEALKIASDVRIIETLGEAYFYLNDYKESLRQMERYIDMAPTGERASVAYFYVGDIYRLTKRYQKADIAYSAAVHLEPSNSLWWYRLGLAREQAGYKQSARDAFQRALNIRKDYKEASEGLARVQL; from the coding sequence ATGAACGTACAACAGAAAACGTATAGTTTTATAAAACGCGCTATGCTGATTTTTACGGTATTAGCGTGTGCATCGGGAGTAATCTATGCGCAAGAAAAGGCTGATGCGCTGAAATTATACCGTATCGGTCGCAGTTTGGATAGCGCAGGGAGAGCAGAAGAAGCAAAAGCATCATATACGGCAGCAGTCGATGTATGCCTTGCCGAACTCCGCCAAAACCCGCGCAATATGGACTCCTACACCGTCTATACGTGGTCGTTGTTCCGGCTCCACAAATACCGTGAAACGGTAACCGTCTGCAACGAAGCGCTTAAAATCGCATCGGATGTGCGAATTATCGAAACATTAGGCGAAGCTTACTTTTATCTCAATGATTATAAAGAGTCGCTCCGCCAAATGGAACGGTATATCGATATGGCGCCTACCGGAGAGCGGGCAAGCGTCGCCTACTTTTATGTCGGCGACATTTACCGTTTAACAAAACGTTATCAAAAGGCTGATATTGCCTATTCCGCAGCAGTGCATTTGGAACCGTCCAATTCACTGTGGTGGTACCGTCTCGGTCTTGCCCGCGAACAGGCAGGGTATAAACAAAGCGCACGGGACGCTTTCCAACGGGCGCTGAATATACGGAAAGACTATAAAGAAGCGTCGGAAGGTCTTGCCCGCGTACAGCTTTAA